A window of the Cannabis sativa cultivar Pink pepper isolate KNU-18-1 chromosome X, ASM2916894v1, whole genome shotgun sequence genome harbors these coding sequences:
- the LOC115702778 gene encoding histone H2AX, with amino-acid sequence MNDYIHNPNSLFAPFHFQPRIPEQRIPNLRIYSMDSTAAATTKKGGRGKPKANKSVSRSSKAGLQFPVGRIARFLKKGRYAQRVGSGSPVYLSAVLEYLAAELLELAGNAARDNKKSRIIPRHIQLAVRNDEELSKLLGAVTIANGGVLPNIHQTLLPKKVGKGKDEIGSASQEF; translated from the exons ATGAATGACTACATTCACAATCCAAATTCTCTATTCGCTCCATTTCATTTTCAACCAAGAATACCTGAACAACGCATCCCTAATCTTCGTATCTATTCAATGGATTCCACCGCCGCAGCAACAACCAAGAAGGGAGGCAGAGGAAAGCCTAAGGCTAACAAATCGGTTTCAAGGTCTTCGAAGGCCGGTCTCCAATTCCCTGTCGGTCGAATCGCTCGATTCCTCAAGAAAGGCCGATACGCTCAGCGAGTCGGCTCTGGATCACCAGTTTACCTCTCCGCCGTTCTAGAATACCTTGCTGCTGAG TTATTGGAGTTGGCCGGAAACGCTGCTAGGGACAACAAGAAGAGCAGAATCATTCCGAGGCACATTCAGTTGGCTGTGAGGAACGATGAAGAGTTGAGCAAGCTTTTGGGTGCGGTGACCATCGCGAACGGAGGTGTTCTGCCTAACATCCACCAGACTTTGTTGCCGAAGAAAGTCGGAAAAGGGAAAGACGAGATTGGATCTGCGTCTCAGGAGTTTTAG